The nucleotide sequence GGGCGGCGGTGCCGGTGGTCGTCACCTCGATCCGCATCGTGCCCTGGCAGCCTCCCTCGACCACCGCCGAGGTCGGTTCGCCGAGCACCGCGAAGTCGGCCCGCAGGAGCTCGGGGCGGGTGCGGGAGAGGCGGCCCAGCCCGTTGCGGACGGCCTCGATCTCCTCGCAGTCGTAGAACACGTAGGTGACGTCGCGGGTCGGCTCGGGCACCCCGGCGGCCAGGGCCAGCGCGACCGCCACCCCACCCTTCATGTCGACCGTGCCCCGGCCGTGGATCACCCCGTCGACGGTGCGGGTGGGCAGGTTGCCGGCGATCGGCACGGTGTCGATGTGCCCGGCGAGCACCACCCGCTCGGCCCGGCCCAGGTGGGTACGGGCGATCACGCAGTGCCCGTCGCGGATCACCTCGAGGTGCGGGTAGCCGCGCAGCGCGGCCTCGATCGCGTCGGCGATGACCTGCTCGTCACCGCTGACCGAGGGGATGTCGCACAGCGCCCGGGTGAGATCGGCGATGTCTCCGGTCAGGTCGAGCCGAACCGGGGCAGCCGCGTCAGTCATGCCCGTGACCCTACCCACCCAGCCCTACCCCAAGCCCCTCCCACCCGGGAAGACGCCCCCAGCACGGCAAAACGTGAGGTCGGATGCAGTGATCATGCCGCGGTCCGGAGCGGACAGGCACCGCCCTTAGGATGCTGGGCATGACCGAGGCAAGTTCCACGTCCCCCGTTACCCCGTCCTCTTCCCGCCTGGCCTGGGGTTATGGCCTGGCCAGCAGCACCGAGGCCGGGGTCGTGCTGGACACCTGGTTCCCGGCGCCGCAGCTCGGCGAGGCACCGGAAGACAGCCCCTACGCCGTCCCCGCCGACCTGGCCTCGCTGGAGGGCACCGACCCGCACCGCAAGGTCCGGCTGCACGTGGTGCGCACGGTCATCGACCTGGACGCCGAGCCGAAGGACACCCCGGACGCCTAC is from Kineosporia corallincola and encodes:
- the dapE gene encoding succinyl-diaminopimelate desuccinylase — encoded protein: MTDAAAPVRLDLTGDIADLTRALCDIPSVSGDEQVIADAIEAALRGYPHLEVIRDGHCVIARTHLGRAERVVLAGHIDTVPIAGNLPTRTVDGVIHGRGTVDMKGGVAVALALAAGVPEPTRDVTYVFYDCEEIEAVRNGLGRLSRTRPELLRADFAVLGEPTSAVVEGGCQGTMRIEVTTTGTAAHSARSWMGSNAIHHAGQVLDVLNRYAAQQIEVDGLVYREGLNAVGISGGIAGNVIPDRCSVLVNYRFAPDKTLEQAEAHLRDLFAGFEITVTDASPAARPGLNAPVAAGFVAAVGGTPGPKYGWTDVALFSTLGVPAVNFGPGDPSLAHKDDERCPVSDLTTCLDALRRYLLA